A genomic window from Dermacentor silvarum isolate Dsil-2018 chromosome 9, BIME_Dsil_1.4, whole genome shotgun sequence includes:
- the LOC119463901 gene encoding uncharacterized protein LOC119463901: MSQMSEMSTAEQSSAFGSGNKEEAVKRTTVTEMSKTVSASVEEMTSEPPMVTGSTPEPTSPMSSTTPPPPKKYVYCVTGDRLTNDHALTSGFCDVAIYSGFVRIRNELKPGLGSYSWQVFRQAIKKGNFTAGISIVVPWPDGPKTVTEHFDKLEQSLMDLNKNENIMAFGFLDIDYEIMNITGTIKDAYKLRNHSATMANAFLQPPAHFEHGDNPQQAWEDWKEAHTIYEQAFEYATKPAATKKKPPVFSVRTAAASARHFPAPPKADCVQPMDQVTYAY, translated from the exons GTTCTGGCAACAAGGAAGAAG CCGTAAAACGCACGACAGTCACAGAAATGAGCAAAACGGTTTCGGCATCAGTTGAAGAGATGACTTCTGAACCACCTATGGTGACCGGCAGCACACCGGAACCTACGAGCCCTATGTCTTCTACCACACCACCGCCTCCGAAGAAGTATGTGTACTGTGTCACAGGCGACCGTCTGACCAATGATCACGCTCTGACTTCTGGCTTCTGTGACGTCGCCATCTACAGCGGGTTCGTTCGCATTAGAAATGAGCTCAAGCCCGGCCTCGGATCCTATAGCTGGCAGGTATTCAGACAG GCAATTAAAAAAGGCAATTTCACGGCGGGAATCAGCATCGTGGTTCCCTGGCCCGATGGCCCCAAGACCGTGACGGAACATTTCGACAAGCTCGAGCAGTCTTTGATGGATCTGAATAAGAACGAAAACATTATGGCGTTTGGTTTTTTGGATATCGATTACGAGATCATGAATATCACTGGCACTATCAAAGATGCATACAAG TTGCGGAACCACTCCGCAACTATGGCCAACGCATTCCTGCAACCACCGGCACACTTTGAGCATGGCGACAACCCGCAACAAGCCTGGGAGGACTGGAAAGAAGCGCACACGATCTACGAACAAGCCTTTGAGTACGCCACCAAACCCGCAGCCACGAAAAAAAAGCCCCCAGTGTTCTCGGTGCGCACGGCCGCCGCGTCGGCCAGACATTTCCCCGCACCTCCTAAGGCCGACTGCGTGCAGCCGATGGATCAAGTTACCTATGCCTATTAG